The window CTTTGAGGGCAATAGCCTGAAACTTTTGAGGGCCgtctgtctctctgtctctatCTGTGGGATTATTCCTATCTTGGACGGCTCCTGCTGTATCTCGGTGGATTGGTCTTGGCAACATCAACAACAATCATCCAGCCATTAATGATCTGCAAGGACCAGCAACCAAAAGACAGCCTTTCTATTATTGAGAgttttttaaatggttttatctATAATTATGAACCAAAACTGATGTGAAACCAAACCATTTTTGGGTATTAAACACGAGAAATACAAGGAagattcaaatgaaaaaaatatatatgtatgtataaatatatataagaaaagcGGAGGGGGGAAGATGCCAGCGAACTAACCTTGCCATTCATCTCTTTGAGTGCTGTACTAGCAGCTTCCTCTGTAGTGTACTCTATGAATGCATAACCTTTGGACCTTTTAGAAATTCTgtccattataatttttactgtTGAGAAAGCATTACACCAGTATAAGCATACCGATCCAAGGAATTGAAATGCTGATTTTATGAGCACAAAATTGCAACCTACCTTCAACAAGCTCGCCAAAGCCTTCAAATGCTGTTCGTAAGGTTTTCTCAGATGTATAGAATGACAGGCCTGTTTATTGAAAGAGATTGCCAAGCAATGTCGTTAGCGATCGAACAAGAAAAGAGGGAGAAATGAAGTTACTGGTgcataagaaatttttttttatctcatgaATAGAAACGAATAAATGCTTCCATAATGGGAAACCTTATTGTATTTGAAGCTATTTTGCGAGATTTAAGTCATAATTTAAACTCAGAAAGGCATacttcaacaaaaaaatattcaaaaagaaGCATGTATgctcaataaattaataagaggTCTTTTGCTTCTTGAATCACTCTTACAAGCAAAGAATCCATAAGTCAAGTCCAAGCTGCAACATACCGGTAATAAatagtttctttgtttttataggGGATGTTTGACTTGCTTCTGAAGAATCTGCCTCAGCCATAGAACTCTGTAAATTTCCTGCAAAATAAACCTTGTTTACTCTACAATGGAAACATCTGGCAGTGGTCAACTTTAGATCAAATCTAAATTACAGACTATTCTTTTTTGTTATGTATTGGTAATGGTGGAATGACAAATTATTCATTGCAAATTGGCTTCCTAATAAAAAAAGCAAGATTTATTACTTCAATAGCTTAAGTACAACAAATAAATGCTATATAATCTCAGTTATTAAATAATCAATTGCAAAGTTTCCTCTGAGATAAGATTAAAGAGTAATGTCATCTTCCACTTCAAATTGGAGATCCTCTCCAAAGGGATTAAATCATACTTAAGCAAACTAACAAAACCATGATAAAATATGAATCCATGAACACTCTAGCACCCGGTAATATGGCAATAATTAagttattattttcaaaatcagcTTCCCTTGCAAAGACATTGAACATCTCTCTTCCTCAATACATCTCCAAGACTTCCAGCAGCTTAGCTAGCAAGACAATTATCGGATTGGCTACACTCACCTCTTTCTTACCCCCAACATCATATAACTTTCAAATCTGGCTATGttttatatctaaattatttaataagtaGTGCTACAAGTACGCACcattttatgcacaatattatacGTACCGAGTAACGGCCtcattttatgagttttttttttttaatttgaatttcaaatttcgaattttaaaattttcagcaTTTTTAGTAGCTGACATATCAGCACGTATAGttatgtaagtaaaattataagtatatagagcattttccttatttaatatatctcaaAGGTCAAGATATCACCATATACAACCACGCTCAAACAGATAAGTTAAGTTCGAAGCTAGTAAAGACATAGAGGATATGATACCTGCATTGAAATAACAATCAGAAATAGATATTATATGGAAGTGGATGTATTTTTACCACACAAGGGGACAAACCTCCATAATCCTTATTCTCTgactcaaaatttttatctgGCAGTACAGATAATACACCTGGTATACCTGCACATTTGGAAGCATTTGTCCTCAACCTTCGAAATGCATCAAAATGGaaattgtgataaaaataaataaataaatgaatacaCTAACCAGCTAGTTCCCTTGCACTTTCATCATCAAGCTCACAACAGAACCCAAAGTTTGACAGCCAAGAAACGTGATATATACACATTTGAGCATCCTTCTCACTACAAAATTACATTCCATTTTCAGGGTTAAGAAAAACTAGGTGATCAAAGGAAGAATATCAAATTGATGTTATGTTCGAAACGTTACAACAAAATGGAACAGGAAAACAAACACTCAAAATCTTGTTTTCTTACTTCCCCAACACCTTGGTCAGTGCTTGAGCATAATAATCAACCATTTGTGCCTTTGTAACAACTCCAACCCCCGGCTTGTCCATCCGAACAAGCCAGTGATTGGTACTCGCCACAGGAAACAACCGAGTACTTCCTGTTAGTGAGCTGTATGTCTTTTTAACAGCACTATAATCCGGGTCGGGCCTAACCGATAAAACCTCAGGTAGACCTACAGGACATTCGCCGCACATAAGTAGCAATGAAAACGTCTTTCACAACTTCTCCCCAAACATAAAATCTGAAGGACCAATATGGTGCAGAATTGAATCACAACCAGATGATTCATTCTGCTGCAAACTAGAATCATATCAAAGAAAGCGTAAAAGAACAGAAACTTACGGGCGAGCTCGCGGGAAGTATCTTCGTCAATGTCACAGCAGAAGCCGAAGGGGGAATCACAAGAAGCATGATATATACACATCTGAGCATCCTTCTCCCTGCTCAAACCACAACCAAAGCATAATTCAGACCAAAAGCAAACATTTTTATCTGAAAATTAAAACGAAACATACCCACCTGCCCAATACTCTTGCTAAGGTATTAACGTAATAGTTAATAACTTCTGGTTTGGAATTGACCCCTTGTGGAGGAGCCTCCATGAGCACCATCCAGTGGTGGTTGTCACTGGGAGTCAGAAATGTCTTTGTAGTTGAAGTTAAAGTCGCACTTGGTGTGGAAGAGAaacatataaaagaaatgaaagaagaagaagaaaaagagagatgaaGGTGGTTTCTTCTGTTCGGCGGATTGGGAAATTTGATGTTTGCAGTGGGATTTTGGGGTTGGCTTTTGTGGGCTTTTCTTTGGAATATATGAGGTGTTATGGTTGCGGCTGAGGGCGAGAGAACTTCCATGGCCGCTGTTATGGTTTATTGGTAAGGCAATCGGCTTTTCTGCCTTTTTATCTCTGTAGACTCTGCCCGTCTTGCTGATATTTCTAGGCGCTCGAAACTTGTCGGGTAAATGGCGAATCGGCGGTGTTCGAGTCCTTTAAATTCGGGTAGGTTGGCTTCGGGTGGGTTCACATCGGGTTCAACGGTTCAAccaattatttactatttactatttttttattttattttatttttaggcgGTCCTACTCCTACGCTGTGAGCTCCTGCTAGTGGATTTagtatgagttttttttttttatgtatttttttaacacatttaaatatattttaaaaaataaaaatattcaaaatattattaaaaacatatttacttaatcattaagtaaaaaaaataaaaaataaaataaaaaactcaactgtTGAAACTAGCGGTAGAAATTAGCGGCATAGTAgtattttcttatattctttaaaaaaaattagaaacatgaaaaataattgaattaattttctcCCTATTTAGCATTCAAAATTTCTAATCGatttatatcacattttttttcatcttaagATTAAATCAATTCTTTAAAAGATAAGAGAATATTTGCGAATTCaaaactctttttgaaaaagacaAATTTTCTGTCTCGTAAAAAGCCTCTAGCTATGATATTCTCCGGAAGAGAATGAGGCATCGgcttcttcctcattctctcACATTCCCTCCTTTCTCCATCTAACTCACTTTGTCTATCAATAtagttttcttttctgaaattattttattttattcaaggTTGAAAAAGATAGATCTGTAGTTTTTCAACAATTCTCGAGAGATGCGCAACACAAGGAACCTCCTAggctataatttttttggaggATAGTGACGGTTTTGTGAAAATCACTACGCGTGGTCCTCAAGCACCACTCAAAACTGCACATGGTCCGCACGTGCCACCCCTTTGGCAAATTTTCTCGCCATACATGCCGAATCACTGAAATCACCACTATTAGATCTTTCTAATTTGACTTTTGTGGCTGAAAAAATATAAACGTGTTTCCTTCACGTGCCGTCACAGATTCTCAAGTGCTAATAACAGACTTTCTATTGATTCCACACCAGCAATAAATCCTTGTGCTTTCCCCTGTAAAAACAATCGAGGATGCAAAGCAATGGGGTTGTTGCCACCAATGGATAAAGGCACATTAGTTTTTATAATGAAATGTTGACTGCATTTGAATCAATAAATAACTTCATGATATATCATACAAAAATTActaagaaaaagggaaaaaaatgggaCTAATCATCGATTTTCTAGGTGTACCCTACTGTAAACACAAAACTCACCCATAAGTCatgcttaatttgattttcaCTGACACCAGGTTGAGGTGTCTGACTCATTTTTTACGATTGAGTTCAAAACTTGTTTAACAAAGTATAAAacgggaattttttttttttttataactgttGATGACCGGACCAGCTTGCGCGCACCTTAACTAATCTCATGGAACCCTGAAGTTAATGATCAGGTAAACTTCCAGTAGCTCTAAGGGGGCTCGAACTGGTGATCATTAGGGAGCAAATCCAAAGTCGGACCAGCTGAGCTACCCCTCAGGGTTAGAGTATAAAACGGGATCTTCTAGACCAAATGTGacactttttagaaaaatagcaCTACTCCTTCTATCACAAGTTTCAGTAGCCTATCCCAATTTATGAAAGATGCTTTTTGGTGGAAATACCAATTAATGGGAAATATACCCATATATATGGACGGCAAGGTAATAGGATCATAGGTATGTTTCAAATCTGATTGGTTGAACTTGATGCTTTGGAAATGATAGCATAAGTCTGCATATTAAGATTTTGATGAGCAAAATGGAAATACTGTTTGAATTGAATggtgaattgaaaaaaaaataaaagaaatcaaatattatatcaagtactattatgaaaataattgacTTTCAATACTTACAGCAAGTCATACAAGGACAACAATAACTTTAAATGAGGCACTCAGATATGGCACCTGCATTGTGGCAGTGCTGCATTATTACTACTAGCTAGTGAAATGTATCCAGAATTGAAATTCATGAACCAAACTAAGAAGTTATATCTTTTGCTTTCTTTGCCATAATGGCCTAGTTGGCTGACTCAATCTCATAAAGGCCGAATCGAACtttaaaagaaagatgaataTCAATGATGATTGTTCTGACCATTgaatctttgaaaaaaagaaacgaCGTCCTATTTTGCTGCATGCACATGAAACTCTTAAGAGCATTGaaggttttcaaaatatattcaaacttaAATTGTACCAAAACTTAATATGTAAGGAAATgtgtatacacacacatactGATACGTCCAAAATCATTGAGACTAGAAGAGTGCCTGCAAACCTACTTAgttttttcatagaaaatttgCCTTCATGATATATAGAACTAAATAACAAATTCATCAAGTTCATACATGCCCATGCTGCCCAAGCAAGGCCGTCAAATAATGCCTGCACGGCCAAAATCACcgttggtgtttttttttttttttttttttaattttgttgggGGGTGTATTTGAGCAGGgcggattgaaaaaaaaaaacattagaagGTGACTTACATAAGCTATTGAAGCAAGTAAACCCATGCACAATATCACCTTCTCTCCAACCAATGGATTGATTACTGGAAGCACCAACATCTGGAAGCAAACCACAAAACCGAATATTTTTTTGCACACAAGCAGAggatttagagagagaaatcTGGCATAAGCGAAAAACATCACAATACTTCAAAAAGGGAAACAAATGGAAAATTTAAGCTCCATAGTAGACTCTACGTACCTGAGACACAATCGAACCAATTCCAACCATCATCAGAATTTCAAGATTGATTCTTGTCAAAACCAAAAGCAGCCTTCAGATGGTACTGCACAGGTATTTGCATCACAGTCAAATCATTGAGTCAAAAAGAAATCAGGAATTGTTTCACAAATTATCATTATTCAATTGCATGGATTGGTTGGAATGTACAACTACACTTATGAGCAGATTAAAGGACTATCTTGTGCTATAACATAAATTTGGAAAGCCTTTTGCTAGGTATTCCATCCAAAGTCTGGAACTTTCACAGCTTCTCTTTTTCTGAGCAAGTTCCCCCCACAGATGTCCTCCTGTGTTTTAGTGGGTTTAGGACGTGTGGTTGATTTGGTCGCATACCAGTGCTACCATATGTCATGACTCCTCTGATTCAAACTCCTCCCAAATTCTTCATGATCTACTGCTTCTTCTCCAAGTCTCTCCTGATTTCTCCTCCTATTCctttctcattttgtttcttctaaAATCTTCTCATATGCCAGGAACATGTTCTCAAACAGATCCTACTACAAGGTATGCTGTTCTATGGGTATTTTCCTTTCCCTATTTCTccatttgtcttttctttttttgcttttgggTCTAGTGCATTACATATGCCAACTGCTGGTTTTTCCAGGAAATTTTATCTTAAGACTCTTTCTGAAATGACCTTGTGAGCAAATCTGAGTTTCACAGAACTTCACTCTGAATGGGTGTCAATTTCAGTGATATTAACAATCATTCAAATAAGGTCATTCAGAGTTGGCTTCAGAGCTAATAGGAAACATACCATAAAGACACCAGTAATGCCCGACATTCCCGATTCATAGAAGAAGGAAATACTTGAATCCTGATCAATTACCTATCATGATCCTTGTATATCGATCAACTACATAGtaaaaagttaaatacaaaaagaacaaCCATAGGTATCGGATAGATATGGTTTGTCGATAAACACCGAGTTCTTAGAAATGAGACATTTTTCCAAGTATATACCATAGATCAGGAATTTTTGCAATTTCATGACCCATGGGTTGATTAAATTGACATGTTAATAGGATAGAGTACTCTAAACTAACTTGCCTTGAAATAATCGGTCCTCTTGTACCAGTCCAACCGTTTTATTGGATGAATgtgtgatttatttatatagccAACGCTAGGAGAATCATTCTACACACTTGCTCATAAAATATATGGTTATCGAACTTTCCCTAGGCCATTATTGGCTTTCTCTGCAATATTTTCCAAACAGGAAAGTAGAAGGATAATATGGTAATTTTATGGCATTTTAGGTAAAGTTAGCATTATAATCCATTTGCGCTGATTCAAGACACCACCCTTTATCGCTAAGAGAACCAAGGATCAAATCATCCCTCCtccatgtataaaaaaaaaaaaaaaaaaacactacccttcaattcttttttttttttacaagtaataagTAGATTGTATTCAcacgaatgaaataggcatagcccgtgtacacatgaagtatacaaaagaacaccaaAATACATTCTAGGTTAAGGaaagaaagtcatgaacattgTTTCCATCAAGTGGAATGGTTGAAAACCAAAGCATCAAAGCgcgcataaaaaaattttgaaactccGCCATTGtgcgctccctatcttcaaagcatctctcATTCATCTCCGACCATgaacaccacatgatacacaacgggatcatcttccacacttcTGCCACTTGAGGAAATCTTGGAATCTCCTTCCAACAAGCCAATAAATCCACTACCCTCGAAGGCATTATCCAAGCAACATCCAATATTCTAAAGATCTCATTCCATAGCCTCGTTGtgacctcacaatgcaatagtaAGTGATCTACAGATTCTCCATGTTTGTTGCACAAATAGCACCAATCTAGTACGATGATTCCCCTCTTTCTCAGATTGTCAGCaatcaagatcttcccaagagcggcaatccaaacaaaaaagctACTTTAGTAGACACCCGGGACCTCCAAATCCTCTTCCATGAGAATGAAACATGGCCTTGAGCTAACAAAATCCTGTAGTATGTCTTGACTGTACATTTTTTACTATCATTGGCCCTCCACTGTAGCTTATCCTCTTGAAACGTAGTATTTCCCAAAGAATAGAGCAACctgcaaaaaaattgaaacacaACATGCAATTCTCAATCATGAATATCCCTATAAAAAAGGACATTCCACTGATAAGAATCATGGGAGAATACTCACATATTTGCCATAGAGACCTCTCTGTTAGCTACAATACGATAGAGTGCTGGGAATCCCCTGTATAAAGTGCActctccacaccaaacatcatgccaaaacttGATTCTTGAACCATCTCCCACCGCAAAATGTATGTGACTTTCCAAGCCAACCCTTcctaataaatttacataaagcCCACTCCATGCCCCTTTTAATTCTTTAAGCATTTATCTCTTttaaagtaaaagcaaaagtTGATATTGACAGTTTGAAgaagatattaattattaacgTATAAATCACTTCAAATCCttaaaatatgaaagagaaTAAATTGCCAAGATCATGATTTCTTCCAGGTATATTATTGTGAAACATGTTGAACCCCGttcttatcttttcttttcttctcgaGCCTTTTTTCAAGGGGAATGTTTGGAAGCCGCGAAAATGCAGGAAACTAAAGAGAGAAGATTCTGTAATAACTAACAAAAGCTCCCAAATCCTTTGTACTTTTAAAGAGGATTTAGAAAGAAAGGAATAAAAGTTTCTTTCACTCGAATGATCAACTATGTTGTCGAATCGACCCACAAGAAATCCAAATCATGGCAGTAGAACACGATCAATAAAACACAATGTCAATTGTCACAATTTTCAAGGGGTTTCAATCAAACCCCTAACATAATTAAGAGTTTTGGATTGGAAGCCTAAATTACCTTATGGTACAGAGTCACTTGGCTATTGGTAGATTGattatttcttttcattctACTTATTGTGTTATCTCCAAATCTCTGTTTCATACTTGCTTattcctattttaattcttgtttctGTTGGTCCCACCCCGTCTGTAATTGACTACCTAGAATCGTGTCTGTAAGGCCAATTTTTCATAATGAATATGATGTTTAGGTCTAATTCGTCTATTAGTTCCGGGTCCCATATACCACCTGATATTGTTAATGAAGAAGATTTTTctgttgaaaaaattgaatctgTTGATTTTAATCGATGAAGTATTCCAAATATTGATGctaaatctatttacaaaaccATTTGGGTTTAGTCTACTTTTAAGACTGAGTTCAATGTTAAAACTGTTGAACAAACCTATGCTATTtcaaaaactcatgaaaaatattgtatgtttAACAGAAAAATGATTCAAGATTTTCTGGTAAAAGATTACAAATTTATGCATATTGGTTCTATTTAAGTTGCTTTTAAACCTTTGACAAGAAAAGGCATCAATGCTTCAGTACTTCTTTGTTTACGAGATGCTAGattcaagaaatttgaaactagTATCCTAGGTATGATTCTCATGTTTTGAAAGCTTTCTTGATTTAATTATTGCTTTAAATGATCCTCATGTTTTGAAAGctttaactttaaatattttaacttctggTTATGAAATGGAAGATGGTagcaaacctcttgccatagtTTATCATATCTATTACATGATTTTAAAGACTAATTTAAATCCTAAAGCTATTTTAAATACCTcacaaaataaaactttgttaatCCAAAATTCTACTCATGATGCGAACATTCAAGTTCcgaaaatgatttatttgaaaGATATTTCTCTTCCCAATGAATGGACTTTGGAACATGAAGTCCCTCCTACTCAAGTTTTATCTGAGGAGTTTAATCTTGattatattaaacaatatttggATGGtattgttaaaattagttttgaccAATCTCTAGTGAACAAcgaaagaagaaattcttttgctaGAAAGAAGATACCAAAATCTCAAAAAGATTTTGGAAGATCTGTAAAGATAGCCCAACCTATTAATCCTGATTTAAAACTTAACGGAGTCTCTACCTCTTCTCATGTTACTTCTGCTTATTATA is drawn from Juglans regia cultivar Chandler chromosome 5, Walnut 2.0, whole genome shotgun sequence and contains these coding sequences:
- the LOC108992482 gene encoding organelle RRM domain-containing protein 1, chloroplastic-like, producing the protein MEVLSPSAATITPHIFQRKAHKSQPQNPTANIKFPNPPNRRNHLHLSFSSSSFISFICFSSTPSATLTSTTKTFLTPSDNHHWMVLMEAPPQGVNSKPEVINYYVNTLARVLGREKDAQMCIYHASCDSPFGFCCDIDEDTSRELARLPEVLSVRPDPDYSAVKKTYSSLTGSTRLFPVASTNHWLVRMDKPGVGVVTKAQMVDYYAQALTKVLGNEKDAQMCIYHVSWLSNFGFCCELDDESARELAGIPGVLSVLPDKNFESENKDYGGNLQSSMAEADSSEASQTSPIKTKKLFITGLSFYTSEKTLRTAFEGFGELVEVKIIMDRISKRSKGYAFIEYTTEEAASTALKEMNGKIINGWMIVVDVAKTNPPRYSRSRPR